A stretch of Kryptolebias marmoratus isolate JLee-2015 linkage group LG24, ASM164957v2, whole genome shotgun sequence DNA encodes these proteins:
- the srek1ip1 gene encoding protein SREK1IP1, with the protein MALPAANKDNIRAGCKKCGYPGHLTFECRNFVRVDPQKDIVLDVSSTSSEESEDDEPVSKHSERLERSGQHVKDSHNNEDRKKRQKLKKSKDRKSRKRSHSSSDEDTKKRKKRSRSSTSSDNDDDEEKRKKKKQSHKKKTKKNKKEHGKHHKKRDKKRKHKSSSSSSSSSSDSSESD; encoded by the exons ATGGCGCTACCGG ctgccAACAAGGACAACATCAGAGCTGGGTGCAAGAAATGTGGATATC CGGGCCATTTAACGTTTGAGTGCCGAAATTTTGTCCGCGTCGACCCACAGAAGGACATAGTTCTGGATGTAAGCAGCACCAGCAGTGAGGAAAGTGAAGACGACGAACCTGTGTCTAAACACAGCGAGAGACTGGAGCGGAGTGGCCAGCATGTTAAAG ATTCCCACAAtaatgaagacagaaaaaagagacagaaactgaagaaGAGCAAGGACAGAAAGTCAAGAAAAAG ATCCCATTCATCAAGTGATGAGgacacaaaaaagagaaagaagcgAAGCAGATCAAGCACATCATCAGACAACGATGACGatgaggagaagaggaagaaaaagaaacaaagccacaaaaagaaaactaagaagaacaaaaaggagCACGGGAAGCATCACAAAAAGAGGGATAAGAAAAGGAAGCAcaagtcatcctcctcttcctcttccagcTCAAGTGATTCCTCAGAAAGTGACTGA
- the alpi.1 gene encoding alkaline phosphatase, intestinal, tandem duplicate 1 isoform X1 — MQMAYCSATSLQVILLGPILMAVGLATMDNQVLHELEKEPSYWDTQAKVALDAALKLRPQEHRAKNIILFLGDGMGVSTVSAARILRGQMEGGLGEETLLAMDTFPYVALSKTYSVDKQVADSASTATAYHCGVKANAKTIGLSAKAVAYECNTTFGNEVYSVLRRAKAQGKSVGIVTTTRVQHASPAAAYAHSVSRSWYSDADLPSSAHTHGCVDIATQLVTNFDIDVILGGGRMYMTPKGSPDPEYPTSTSRKGSRKDKKNLIEVWLKAKPNKKSHYVWHKTEFDEINVKTTDRLMGLFEPKDMKFEVFRNDTRDPSIVEMTEKAIQILRKNPKGYFLFVEGGRIDHGHHDGTAKLALTEAVMFDHAIQQAARLTRESDTLTVVTADHSHVFTFGGNTPRGNPIFGLAPKKADDEMPFTSILYANGPGYVHINGTRENITMLNYYDEVYMQQAAVPLDAETHGGEDVAIYAKGPMAHLFHGVKEQNYVAHVMAYAACLEPYRKCPPHPHPHPHSHSATSCVNTHLGFLISMLGLLLLFR; from the exons ATGCAAATGGCATATTGCAGTGCCACAAGTCTTCAGGTTATCCTTCTGGGCCCCATCCTGATGGCTGTAGGCCTGGCCACTATGGACAACCAAG TGCTACATGAACTTGAGAAGGAGCCATCCTACTGGGACACACAAGCAAAGGTGGCACTGGATGCTGCACTGAAACTCCGACCTCAAGAGCACCGAGCTAAGAACATCATCCTTTTTCTTGGTGATG GAATGGGTGTGTCCACAGTTTCAGCTGCACGAATCCTGCGAGGTCAGATGGAGGGTGGGTTGGGGGAAGAAACACTGCTGGCCATGGACACCTTTCCATATGTGGCCCTCTCCAAG aCCTACAGCGTGGATAAGCAGGTAGCAGACAGCGCCAGCACAGCTACAGCCTATCACTGCGGGGTGAAAGCCAATGCTAAGACAATAGGACTCAGTGCTAAAGCAGTGGCCTATGAGTGCAACACCACCTTTGGCAACGAGGTGTACTCAGTGCTGCGGCGTGCTAAAGCACAGG GTAAATCAGTGGGAATAGTGACCACCACCCGTGTCCAGCATGcctctccagctgctgcctATGCCCACTCTGTCAGTCGCAGCTGGTACAGTGACGCAGATCTTCCCTCCAGCGCCCACACACACGGATGTGTTGATATCGCCACTCAACTGGTCACCAACTTTGACATtgat GTGATTCTGGGTGGAGGCAGGATGTACATGACACCCAAAGGCTCCCCAGACCCCGAGTATCCAACCTCCACCTCTCGGAAGGGGAGCCGCAAGGACAAGAAAAACCTCATTGAAGTGTGGCTGAAGGCCAAACCG aacaaaaagtCACACTATGTTTGGCACAAGACGGAGTTTGATGagataaatgttaaaactactGACCGTCTTATGG GTCTTTTTGAGCCCAAGGACATGAAGTTCGAAGTTTTTCGAAATGATACGCGCGATCCATCCATTGTGGAGATGACAGAAAAAGCCATTCAAATCCTCAGGAAGAATCCAAAAGGATACTTTTTGTTTGTAGAAG GGGGGAGAATTGATCATGGCCACCATGACGGCACTGCCAAACTGGCCCTAACTGAAGCTGTGATGTTTGATCATGCCATTCAGCAAGCTGCACGACTCACCAGAGAGTCTGACACCCTGACCGTGGTGACTGCTGACCACTCTCATGTCTTTACCTTTGGTGGTAACACACCTCGAGGGAATCCCATCTTTG GTCTGGCGCCAAAGAAAGCCGATGACGAAATGCCTTTCACCAGCATCCTTTACGCCAACGGCCCTGGTTATGTGCACATAAATGGAACCAGAGAGAACATCACAATGTTGAATTACT ATGATGAGGTGTACATGCAGCAGGCTGCTGTCCCGTTGGATGCTGAGACTCATGGAGGAGAGGATGTAGCCATCTACGCCAAAGGCCCGATGGCTCACCTATTCCATGGGGTGAAGGAGCAGAATTACGTAGCACACGTCATGGCCTACGCCGCCTGTTTGGAGCCATACAGAAAGTGCCCTCCTCACCctcacccacacccacacagcCACTCAGCAACAAGCTGTGTGAACACACATTTAGGCTTTCTAATTAGCATGCTTGgactgcttttgctttttagaTGA
- the alpi.1 gene encoding alkaline phosphatase, intestinal, tandem duplicate 1 isoform X2 has protein sequence MHDHNSVLHELEKEPSYWDTQAKVALDAALKLRPQEHRAKNIILFLGDGMGVSTVSAARILRGQMEGGLGEETLLAMDTFPYVALSKTYSVDKQVADSASTATAYHCGVKANAKTIGLSAKAVAYECNTTFGNEVYSVLRRAKAQGKSVGIVTTTRVQHASPAAAYAHSVSRSWYSDADLPSSAHTHGCVDIATQLVTNFDIDVILGGGRMYMTPKGSPDPEYPTSTSRKGSRKDKKNLIEVWLKAKPNKKSHYVWHKTEFDEINVKTTDRLMGLFEPKDMKFEVFRNDTRDPSIVEMTEKAIQILRKNPKGYFLFVEGGRIDHGHHDGTAKLALTEAVMFDHAIQQAARLTRESDTLTVVTADHSHVFTFGGNTPRGNPIFGLAPKKADDEMPFTSILYANGPGYVHINGTRENITMLNYYDEVYMQQAAVPLDAETHGGEDVAIYAKGPMAHLFHGVKEQNYVAHVMAYAACLEPYRKCPPHPHPHPHSHSATSCVNTHLGFLISMLGLLLLFR, from the exons ATGCATGATCACAACTCAG TGCTACATGAACTTGAGAAGGAGCCATCCTACTGGGACACACAAGCAAAGGTGGCACTGGATGCTGCACTGAAACTCCGACCTCAAGAGCACCGAGCTAAGAACATCATCCTTTTTCTTGGTGATG GAATGGGTGTGTCCACAGTTTCAGCTGCACGAATCCTGCGAGGTCAGATGGAGGGTGGGTTGGGGGAAGAAACACTGCTGGCCATGGACACCTTTCCATATGTGGCCCTCTCCAAG aCCTACAGCGTGGATAAGCAGGTAGCAGACAGCGCCAGCACAGCTACAGCCTATCACTGCGGGGTGAAAGCCAATGCTAAGACAATAGGACTCAGTGCTAAAGCAGTGGCCTATGAGTGCAACACCACCTTTGGCAACGAGGTGTACTCAGTGCTGCGGCGTGCTAAAGCACAGG GTAAATCAGTGGGAATAGTGACCACCACCCGTGTCCAGCATGcctctccagctgctgcctATGCCCACTCTGTCAGTCGCAGCTGGTACAGTGACGCAGATCTTCCCTCCAGCGCCCACACACACGGATGTGTTGATATCGCCACTCAACTGGTCACCAACTTTGACATtgat GTGATTCTGGGTGGAGGCAGGATGTACATGACACCCAAAGGCTCCCCAGACCCCGAGTATCCAACCTCCACCTCTCGGAAGGGGAGCCGCAAGGACAAGAAAAACCTCATTGAAGTGTGGCTGAAGGCCAAACCG aacaaaaagtCACACTATGTTTGGCACAAGACGGAGTTTGATGagataaatgttaaaactactGACCGTCTTATGG GTCTTTTTGAGCCCAAGGACATGAAGTTCGAAGTTTTTCGAAATGATACGCGCGATCCATCCATTGTGGAGATGACAGAAAAAGCCATTCAAATCCTCAGGAAGAATCCAAAAGGATACTTTTTGTTTGTAGAAG GGGGGAGAATTGATCATGGCCACCATGACGGCACTGCCAAACTGGCCCTAACTGAAGCTGTGATGTTTGATCATGCCATTCAGCAAGCTGCACGACTCACCAGAGAGTCTGACACCCTGACCGTGGTGACTGCTGACCACTCTCATGTCTTTACCTTTGGTGGTAACACACCTCGAGGGAATCCCATCTTTG GTCTGGCGCCAAAGAAAGCCGATGACGAAATGCCTTTCACCAGCATCCTTTACGCCAACGGCCCTGGTTATGTGCACATAAATGGAACCAGAGAGAACATCACAATGTTGAATTACT ATGATGAGGTGTACATGCAGCAGGCTGCTGTCCCGTTGGATGCTGAGACTCATGGAGGAGAGGATGTAGCCATCTACGCCAAAGGCCCGATGGCTCACCTATTCCATGGGGTGAAGGAGCAGAATTACGTAGCACACGTCATGGCCTACGCCGCCTGTTTGGAGCCATACAGAAAGTGCCCTCCTCACCctcacccacacccacacagcCACTCAGCAACAAGCTGTGTGAACACACATTTAGGCTTTCTAATTAGCATGCTTGgactgcttttgctttttagaTGA